In Geotalea uraniireducens, one genomic interval encodes:
- a CDS encoding DUF2127 domain-containing protein: MTSAKRRKNPIAAAPRHTKGLHIVALFEGAKGVLVLLTGFGLLALIHKDVHEIAARLIANFHFNPASHYPRIFLDLLERLDDHKLWAMAWAALLYSTMRLAESIGLWLRKKWAEWFGVLSGGIYLPVEIYELSLGITWPKVSVFVINLGVVLYLLFVLIRNGGDER; encoded by the coding sequence ATGACTTCTGCAAAGCGAAGGAAAAATCCAATTGCAGCCGCTCCACGTCACACCAAAGGTCTGCATATTGTCGCCCTGTTCGAGGGAGCCAAGGGGGTGTTGGTCCTTCTGACCGGCTTCGGACTGTTAGCGCTCATTCACAAAGATGTCCACGAAATTGCCGCGCGCCTGATCGCTAATTTTCATTTCAATCCAGCAAGCCATTATCCGCGGATCTTCCTCGACTTGTTGGAACGTCTCGACGACCATAAGCTGTGGGCAATGGCGTGGGCGGCACTGCTCTATTCGACAATGAGACTGGCGGAATCGATCGGTCTCTGGCTGAGGAAAAAATGGGCCGAGTGGTTTGGCGTGCTGTCTGGCGGGATCTACCTTCCGGTTGAAATCTACGAACTCTCACTTGGCATTACCTGGCCCAAGGTTTCAGTATTCGTAATCAATCTTGGTGTTGTTCTCTACCTGCTGTTTGTATTAATCAGGAATGGCGGTGACGAACGATAA
- a CDS encoding Hsp20/alpha crystallin family protein — translation MAANSLTERNDERNVQGREETRSNEKYIRPAVNIIETEEGLVLTADIPGASKDALDVNVEKGILTISAPAQHTAPGTSAYREFELASYYRQFTIPESLDHEKAHADYANGILTLRIPKAEVAKPKRIAVQVS, via the coding sequence ATGGCAGCCAACAGCTTGACGGAAAGAAACGATGAACGGAACGTGCAGGGCCGTGAAGAGACCCGGTCCAATGAAAAATATATCCGCCCGGCCGTGAATATCATCGAGACCGAAGAAGGACTGGTTCTGACCGCTGACATCCCCGGTGCCTCCAAGGATGCTCTCGATGTCAACGTGGAAAAGGGAATTCTGACCATCAGCGCCCCGGCCCAGCACACGGCACCTGGAACCTCGGCTTACCGGGAATTTGAACTGGCCAGCTACTATCGCCAGTTTACTATCCCTGAGAGCCTCGACCACGAAAAGGCCCATGCCGACTATGCCAACGGCATTCTGACCCTGCGGATACCGAAGGCTGAAGTCGCCAAACCGAAACGGATTGCCGTACAGGTCAGCTGA
- a CDS encoding glutathione peroxidase, translated as MSTIYEIPVQTASGEIKTLSEYRGQVMLIVNTASKCGFTPQYHGLEALYRKYSSQGFVVLGFPCNQFGSQEPGDITEIQNFCSLTYDVTFPLFAKINVNGSDASPLFQHLKSVAKGVLGSEAIKWNFTKFLVDRHGTVLGRYAPTTTPESLEKDIEAALH; from the coding sequence ATGTCCACAATCTATGAAATACCAGTACAGACGGCCAGCGGGGAGATCAAGACCCTGAGCGAATACCGTGGTCAGGTCATGCTGATAGTCAACACCGCCAGCAAATGCGGCTTCACCCCCCAGTACCACGGGCTTGAAGCGCTGTACCGCAAGTACTCTTCGCAAGGGTTTGTCGTGCTCGGGTTTCCCTGCAACCAGTTCGGCTCACAGGAACCAGGAGATATTACCGAAATTCAGAACTTCTGTTCGCTCACCTATGATGTGACGTTTCCACTATTCGCCAAGATCAATGTTAACGGTTCTGATGCCTCGCCGTTGTTTCAGCACCTGAAATCTGTAGCAAAAGGGGTGTTGGGGAGTGAGGCGATCAAGTGGAATTTCACAAAGTTCCTGGTGGATCGTCACGGCACAGTGCTCGGGCGGTACGCCCCGACGACCACTCCCGAAAGCTTGGAAAAGGATATCGAAGCGGCATTGCATTGA
- a CDS encoding DUF2127 domain-containing protein gives MKKSRTKVPKQQIKQSHARGLHVVALFEGAKGLLVLLVGFELLTYIHKDINEAAMHLVKHLHLNPASHYPRIFLDLIEHIDDTKLWSMALAAAMYFVVRMIEAVGLWLRKTWAEWFAVLTGGIYIPVEIYEVAIKVTWPRVTVLVVNLGIVSYLLFVLIKDREKKTP, from the coding sequence ATGAAAAAGAGCCGTACCAAAGTCCCAAAGCAGCAGATCAAGCAGTCACACGCACGTGGGCTGCATGTTGTTGCGCTCTTTGAAGGAGCAAAGGGGCTACTGGTTCTCCTTGTGGGTTTCGAGCTTCTGACCTACATCCACAAGGACATCAATGAAGCCGCCATGCATCTGGTGAAACATCTTCACCTCAATCCTGCCAGTCATTATCCGCGAATTTTTCTCGACCTGATAGAACATATAGACGATACCAAACTCTGGAGCATGGCTCTAGCTGCGGCAATGTACTTTGTTGTGCGCATGATAGAAGCAGTTGGACTTTGGCTGAGGAAAACATGGGCCGAGTGGTTTGCCGTCCTTACAGGTGGCATATACATTCCAGTTGAGATATATGAGGTGGCCATTAAGGTTACATGGCCGAGAGTCACCGTACTCGTTGTAAATCTTGGCATTGTATCCTACCTGTTGTTTGTACTTATTAAGGACCGCGAAAAGAAAACACCATGA
- a CDS encoding nitroreductase family protein, which translates to MNVSTAIQERRAEKMFDPAFTISEQQVTDLLVKAMLSPTAFNIQNWRIVNVKDPALRQRIREVAWNQDKVTDATLLFVLCADLNAWAKEPARYWAGAPQMYQDMLIPAIDAYYRDKPQVQRDEAMRSCGLLAMSIMLLAQEQGWHSCPIDGFDFDAVGKLINLPDDHVVSLMIAVGSRAQESFPRTGKLSLAEVLVENSF; encoded by the coding sequence ATGAATGTTTCAACGGCAATACAGGAAAGACGTGCGGAGAAAATGTTTGACCCGGCATTTACTATCAGCGAACAGCAGGTAACTGACCTGTTGGTAAAGGCTATGCTGTCGCCAACTGCTTTCAATATCCAGAACTGGCGTATTGTGAATGTCAAAGACCCTGCTTTGCGGCAGAGGATTCGTGAAGTTGCCTGGAACCAGGACAAGGTAACTGATGCAACCCTCCTGTTTGTCCTTTGTGCTGACCTGAATGCCTGGGCAAAAGAACCGGCTCGTTACTGGGCTGGAGCACCGCAGATGTATCAGGACATGCTCATACCCGCAATTGATGCATATTATCGAGATAAACCGCAGGTACAACGGGACGAAGCGATGCGCTCCTGTGGGCTGCTTGCCATGAGCATCATGCTGCTGGCGCAGGAACAGGGTTGGCATTCCTGTCCCATTGACGGATTTGATTTCGATGCCGTGGGGAAACTGATCAACCTGCCAGACGACCATGTCGTCAGTTTGATGATTGCGGTGGGTAGTCGTGCGCAGGAATCATTCCCCCGGACGGGCAAGCTGTCGTTGGCAGAAGTCCTTGTTGAAAATTCATTCTGA
- a CDS encoding SOUL family heme-binding protein, with product MATDEAPYTVIKTDDIFELREYATQVLAEIIVDGDLDGAGNKAFRPLFRYISGENKSRGKIAMTAPVSQEQTGEKISMTAPVSQQSVQGKWAVSFMMPASYTMENLPIPDDPDIKLRQVPARRLAAVRYSGTWSEKNYLEYKERLENWIRENGLEISGEPVWARYNPPFTLWFLRRNEILIPVVTRPVP from the coding sequence ATGGCAACCGATGAAGCACCCTACACGGTTATTAAAACTGACGATATATTTGAACTGCGCGAGTATGCGACTCAGGTACTCGCCGAAATCATTGTTGACGGAGACCTGGATGGTGCCGGTAACAAGGCTTTCAGACCGCTTTTTCGCTACATCTCAGGTGAGAACAAATCGCGCGGCAAGATTGCTATGACGGCTCCTGTTTCGCAGGAACAGACCGGGGAGAAAATATCCATGACCGCACCTGTCAGTCAGCAGAGTGTACAGGGAAAGTGGGCTGTGAGCTTTATGATGCCGGCTTCATATACAATGGAAAACCTGCCGATTCCCGATGATCCAGACATTAAGCTGCGCCAGGTTCCGGCCAGACGTTTGGCTGCTGTCCGCTATTCCGGGACATGGAGCGAAAAGAACTACCTCGAATACAAGGAGCGACTGGAAAACTGGATTCGGGAAAACGGACTCGAGATCAGCGGTGAACCGGTGTGGGCTCGCTACAATCCTCCCTTTACCCTCTGGTTTCTGCGCCGCAATGAGATTCTGATCCCTGTCGTTACGCGACCGGTTCCATGA
- a CDS encoding phosphate-starvation-inducible PsiE family protein, whose protein sequence is MLTERSRLQSLLHRASEGLSKAKPYHLFEHLIANILVLLISFIVVVALYKLGEDVLSLLVSRAFDPLKHETFQTVFGGIMTLLIAMEFKHSILVVTKRQQNIIQVKTVILVSMLALARKFIILDIHALEAAKIASLALALVALGAVYWLMRERDAWNMEHGRQEEG, encoded by the coding sequence GTGCTGACCGAACGAAGCAGACTGCAATCATTGTTACACAGAGCAAGTGAGGGGCTCAGTAAAGCAAAGCCTTATCACCTGTTCGAGCACCTGATCGCCAATATACTGGTGCTGCTCATTTCGTTCATCGTGGTTGTCGCCTTGTACAAGCTGGGTGAAGATGTCCTCAGCCTGCTGGTGAGCAGAGCCTTCGATCCGCTGAAACACGAAACCTTCCAGACAGTATTTGGCGGCATCATGACCCTGCTCATTGCCATGGAGTTCAAGCACTCCATTTTGGTCGTCACCAAGCGGCAGCAAAATATCATCCAGGTAAAAACCGTCATTCTGGTGTCGATGCTTGCTTTGGCCCGTAAATTCATCATACTGGACATCCATGCCCTTGAAGCGGCCAAGATCGCCTCACTGGCTCTGGCACTCGTCGCTCTAGGGGCCGTGTACTGGCTGATGCGGGAAAGGGATGCCTGGAACATGGAACATGGTCGGCAAGAAGAAGGATAA
- a CDS encoding thioredoxin family protein, translated as MATASYLISCPSCGTGNRIPADKEGLRGRCGNCKSALPPLYCHPQQMSDRTFDSFINSYPGPVLAEFWAPTUPHCHTFAPVVRTVAEKLAGQAAVVQINTQDNPNLAARFGIRGIPAIVLLKQGRVVDQLPGAQPLDAVLAWFRRKA; from the coding sequence ATGGCTACGGCAAGCTACCTGATTTCCTGCCCGTCCTGCGGCACTGGTAATCGTATCCCGGCTGATAAAGAGGGTCTGCGTGGGCGCTGCGGCAACTGCAAGTCAGCATTGCCGCCGTTGTACTGCCATCCCCAGCAGATGAGCGACCGGACCTTCGACTCCTTCATCAACTCCTACCCCGGTCCGGTGCTGGCGGAGTTCTGGGCTCCTACCTGACCGCACTGCCATACTTTCGCACCGGTGGTGCGAACCGTTGCTGAAAAACTGGCCGGCCAGGCCGCAGTAGTGCAGATCAATACCCAGGACAATCCAAATCTGGCAGCTCGATTCGGTATCAGGGGTATTCCGGCCATAGTGCTGTTGAAACAGGGACGTGTTGTCGATCAGCTGCCGGGTGCACAACCGCTTGATGCGGTTCTGGCATGGTTCCGTCGAAAGGCATGA
- a CDS encoding chaperone modulator CbpM: MTVQQYEIIISRKHELVSVPGITIHELSRLCECHLSVAKRLFSIGLIEPLSVGTTPLFDRSAVVRARKALRLKRDLGLNFDAMALVMELLDRIDELERRF; encoded by the coding sequence ATGACCGTTCAACAGTATGAAATAATCATCAGCAGAAAGCATGAACTGGTCTCCGTGCCGGGCATCACCATCCATGAATTGAGCCGGCTGTGCGAGTGCCACCTTTCGGTGGCAAAACGGCTCTTCTCCATCGGCCTCATCGAGCCGCTGTCTGTAGGGACAACTCCTCTATTCGACCGGAGCGCCGTAGTCAGGGCCAGGAAGGCCCTGCGCCTGAAACGGGATCTTGGCCTCAACTTCGATGCAATGGCCCTGGTGATGGAACTGCTTGATCGCATTGACGAGCTGGAACGGAGATTCTGA
- a CDS encoding VIT1/CCC1 transporter family protein yields the protein MLGANDGTISVSSLVVGVAASGASQNSILLAGIAGLVAGAMSMAAGEYVSVQSQADTEHADIAREKRELELQPEHELNELTSIYVSRGLDQPLARQVAEKLMSGDALGAHSRDELGITETLRARPLQAALASAIAFVVGAIIPILAVLLAPKSLVTEVSFVTALITLAILGATAAYAGGAPIAKGAIRVAFWGVLAMGLTAGVGKLFGAVI from the coding sequence GTGCTTGGTGCTAACGATGGAACAATTTCGGTATCAAGTCTTGTCGTTGGAGTTGCAGCTTCCGGAGCATCACAAAATAGCATTCTGCTTGCTGGTATAGCCGGTCTTGTCGCTGGAGCAATGTCAATGGCTGCAGGCGAGTATGTCTCGGTTCAATCGCAGGCAGATACTGAACATGCTGACATTGCCAGAGAAAAGCGTGAACTTGAACTTCAACCGGAACACGAACTAAATGAACTCACTTCAATTTATGTGAGCCGAGGTCTCGACCAACCTTTGGCACGCCAAGTAGCAGAAAAACTGATGTCCGGTGACGCGCTTGGAGCGCACTCCCGAGATGAACTCGGCATAACGGAAACATTACGGGCTAGACCGCTTCAAGCAGCACTTGCGTCTGCAATTGCATTTGTTGTAGGGGCAATTATTCCGATTCTTGCCGTATTACTCGCTCCTAAGTCCTTGGTTACGGAGGTTTCATTTGTAACCGCGCTGATTACTTTAGCAATTTTGGGGGCTACCGCAGCATACGCAGGAGGCGCTCCCATTGCTAAGGGTGCAATTCGTGTTGCTTTCTGGGGCGTGCTCGCAATGGGGCTAACTGCCGGAGTCGGCAAGTTATTTGGCGCAGTTATTTGA
- a CDS encoding pyridoxamine 5'-phosphate oxidase family protein: MNLNELFHKQGLGVMATASKDGAVNTAVYARPHVIDEQTLVWGMTNGRTYRNITENPQASFLFKTSDPGFSGVRLALELVKTEESGPMLAKIKENADATVGPGTGAAVTHAAWFTVTEVRPII; the protein is encoded by the coding sequence ATGAACCTGAACGAACTGTTCCATAAGCAAGGCCTGGGAGTCATGGCCACAGCATCAAAGGATGGTGCCGTCAATACTGCAGTCTACGCCCGACCGCACGTCATCGATGAACAGACCTTGGTATGGGGCATGACCAATGGGCGAACCTACCGTAATATTACCGAGAACCCGCAGGCCTCATTCCTGTTCAAAACTTCAGATCCCGGCTTCAGTGGTGTCCGTCTGGCTTTGGAACTGGTAAAGACAGAAGAGTCCGGGCCCATGCTGGCAAAAATCAAAGAAAACGCCGATGCTACCGTTGGCCCCGGTACCGGTGCTGCCGTCACCCACGCTGCCTGGTTCACGGTTACGGAAGTGCGTCCCATTATCTGA
- a CDS encoding S1C family serine protease has product MPQYSPSDPFLRRLRWLTIAVITVLFAWHALSWADRAFQKESATPRAVTARGDLAADEKSTIELFERSRDSVVYISTSERVMDFWSRNIFTIPRGTGSGFIWDDKGHVVTNYHVIEGASEARVRLSDGKEYKASLVGASPMHDLAVLKIGTGFKGRSLPVGTSHNLKVGQKVFAIGNPFGLDWTLTTGIVSALDRSLKGESGSVIEHLIQTDAAINPGNSGGPLLDSAGRLIGINTAIYSPSGASAGVGFAVPVDTVNRVVPQLIGQGKYVRPSLGIEIDQDLNEAITEQLGVKGVAILKVRSNSPAARAGFKGITINRDRTFSPGDIIIAVQGKQVETIPKLLARLDDFKVGDTVTITILRDGKQQQRSVQLQAE; this is encoded by the coding sequence ATGCCTCAGTACTCGCCAAGTGACCCGTTCCTGCGCCGCCTGCGTTGGCTGACCATTGCGGTCATCACGGTGCTGTTTGCCTGGCATGCCCTGTCGTGGGCGGACCGGGCGTTCCAGAAAGAATCGGCAACACCGCGAGCGGTAACCGCCCGGGGCGATCTGGCCGCCGATGAGAAATCGACCATCGAACTGTTCGAACGGTCCCGCGATTCGGTCGTGTATATTTCCACTTCGGAACGGGTTATGGACTTCTGGAGCCGCAATATCTTCACCATCCCCCGTGGCACCGGGTCAGGGTTCATCTGGGATGACAAGGGACATGTGGTCACCAATTACCATGTCATCGAAGGGGCTTCAGAGGCCCGGGTCAGATTGTCGGACGGCAAGGAGTACAAGGCCAGTCTGGTCGGCGCCAGCCCCATGCACGATCTTGCTGTGCTGAAGATCGGCACCGGCTTCAAAGGACGTTCGCTGCCGGTGGGCACCTCACACAACCTGAAAGTTGGACAAAAGGTCTTTGCCATCGGCAACCCGTTCGGTCTCGACTGGACTCTGACCACCGGGATCGTCTCTGCTCTGGACCGGTCATTGAAGGGAGAATCCGGCAGCGTCATCGAGCATCTGATCCAGACCGATGCCGCCATCAACCCGGGCAATTCCGGCGGCCCGTTGCTTGATTCCGCCGGTCGGCTCATAGGCATCAATACCGCCATCTACAGCCCGTCCGGCGCATCCGCCGGGGTCGGCTTTGCAGTGCCGGTCGATACGGTCAACCGGGTGGTTCCGCAACTGATTGGTCAAGGGAAATATGTTCGTCCATCCTTGGGAATTGAAATTGACCAGGATCTCAACGAGGCGATTACCGAACAGCTTGGCGTCAAAGGTGTGGCAATACTCAAGGTGCGTTCAAATTCTCCTGCAGCGCGTGCAGGGTTCAAAGGCATAACCATTAACCGTGACCGGACATTTTCCCCGGGAGATATCATTATAGCCGTACAAGGAAAACAGGTCGAAACGATTCCCAAATTGCTGGCTCGACTGGATGACTTCAAGGTGGGCGATACGGTGACCATCACCATTCTCCGTGACGGCAAACAGCAACAGCGCAGCGTTCAGTTGCAGGCAGAGTAA
- a CDS encoding Hsp20/alpha crystallin family protein produces the protein MATWDVFKELDTLRREIDEAFRGAGYNRPFGPTFLSPVTTRRFPLVNFSEDEGHVYIEALVPGVDPKDVDLTVLRNTVTISGERNPFVEKEGQIVHRSELGSGKFSRTLELPVDIDPEKITASCKDGIMQITLAKAEHAKPKKIDIKLS, from the coding sequence ATGGCAACCTGGGATGTTTTCAAAGAACTCGACACTCTGAGAAGGGAAATTGACGAAGCGTTCCGTGGCGCTGGTTACAACCGGCCGTTTGGACCGACATTCCTTTCGCCGGTAACAACCCGTCGTTTTCCGCTGGTCAACTTCAGCGAGGATGAGGGGCATGTTTATATCGAAGCACTGGTTCCCGGCGTTGATCCGAAGGATGTCGATCTGACTGTGCTGCGGAATACGGTCACCATCAGCGGCGAGCGCAATCCGTTCGTCGAGAAGGAAGGGCAGATCGTGCACCGCTCCGAACTCGGCTCTGGCAAATTCTCCCGCACACTCGAACTGCCGGTCGACATCGATCCCGAAAAGATCACGGCCAGTTGCAAGGACGGCATCATGCAGATCACCCTGGCCAAGGCCGAACATGCCAAACCGAAGAAAATCGACATCAAACTTTCGTGA
- a CDS encoding Hsp20/alpha crystallin family protein, whose amino-acid sequence MSNLLPEKWSEALERVHDKVGHFLNKLNPLKKEVQTPERITADTLPAFMQFGGPSLDMHETADELIIRAEVPGLKKDDFSVELVGRRLTIKGEKNVVRERKGGDGCLISECRYGSFSRSIQLPYEIDEQTIAADLKHGVLTIRLPKPDKGRQARYRVPVS is encoded by the coding sequence ATGTCAAACCTGTTGCCCGAGAAGTGGAGCGAGGCGCTGGAGCGGGTTCATGACAAAGTCGGCCATTTCCTGAACAAACTGAATCCGTTGAAAAAAGAGGTGCAAACACCGGAGCGGATCACAGCCGACACCCTGCCAGCCTTCATGCAGTTTGGTGGTCCGTCGCTCGACATGCACGAAACAGCTGATGAACTGATCATCAGGGCAGAAGTACCGGGACTGAAAAAAGACGATTTCTCGGTTGAGCTTGTCGGCAGGCGGTTAACGATAAAAGGTGAAAAGAACGTCGTACGAGAACGGAAAGGAGGTGATGGGTGTCTCATTTCAGAATGTCGGTACGGCAGTTTTTCCCGCAGTATCCAGTTGCCGTACGAAATAGATGAGCAGACGATTGCTGCGGACCTCAAACACGGGGTCCTGACCATCCGGCTACCCAAGCCGGACAAAGGACGGCAGGCCCGCTACCGGGTGCCGGTATCCTGA
- a CDS encoding Bax inhibitor-1/YccA family protein, whose amino-acid sequence MNDFSTTQSRTSTQVVVRQNSLIRQVYAWMGAGLAITAFVSLITLSSPAILNAVFGNRLVFYGIMIGELALVFTLVGAINKMSASTATFVFIAYSALNGITLSSVALAYTANSITSTFVTTAGMFGAMSLFGFMTKRDLTSWGSFLFMGLIGVVIASVVNIFVGSSAVSWVISGIGVIVFTGLTAYDTWKIKAMAAQGTDGRKPAILGALTLYLDFMNLFLMLLRFTGDRR is encoded by the coding sequence ATGAATGACTTTAGTACCACGCAGTCACGTACCTCAACGCAGGTCGTTGTGAGACAAAATTCTCTTATTCGGCAGGTATATGCCTGGATGGGAGCTGGATTGGCAATTACAGCTTTTGTTTCGCTCATCACACTCTCCTCACCGGCGATACTCAATGCCGTATTTGGAAACAGGCTTGTCTTTTACGGAATAATGATCGGAGAACTGGCTCTGGTGTTCACTCTGGTGGGTGCGATCAACAAGATGAGTGCCTCAACTGCGACTTTTGTATTCATTGCCTACTCCGCGCTTAACGGAATTACCCTTTCTAGTGTGGCTCTAGCCTACACTGCCAACTCTATTACATCCACCTTTGTTACCACTGCCGGGATGTTTGGTGCCATGAGCCTCTTTGGATTTATGACCAAGCGAGACCTTACGTCGTGGGGCAGTTTTCTGTTCATGGGGTTGATAGGTGTGGTAATCGCCTCGGTCGTCAACATCTTCGTTGGCAGCAGTGCAGTCTCGTGGGTCATATCAGGTATCGGCGTCATTGTTTTCACAGGTCTTACTGCATATGACACCTGGAAAATCAAAGCAATGGCAGCTCAGGGAACTGATGGAAGAAAACCTGCTATTCTCGGGGCATTGACACTGTATCTTGATTTTATGAACCTTTTTCTCATGTTGCTACGGTTTACCGGTGACCGGCGATAA
- a CDS encoding DnaJ C-terminal domain-containing protein, whose amino-acid sequence MATYQDYYATLGVGKTATQEEIQRAYRKLARKYHPDINKESTAEEKFKQINEAYEVLGDPEKRAKYDQFGSGWDGQFANQGYQEGDNVRFHYTNADPGQFSDFFQNLFGGGWSFGEEAEFRGGGTRRRRGRDHETTINITLADAYHGARKSIELEKVEADSSGRPTRTRRSYDVTIPPGVTDGSLIRLAGQGGSGSGGADAGDLFLRVSILPDSRFSLNGHDLATTVDITPWAAALGAKVLVPTIDGKINLTVPAGTQSGQTLRVRGKGMPVTSGRNGDLLVNVCIVVPKHLSARERHLFEELAKESRFDPRV is encoded by the coding sequence ATGGCAACGTATCAGGATTATTACGCCACCCTCGGCGTAGGGAAAACAGCAACTCAGGAAGAGATTCAGCGGGCCTACCGTAAACTGGCCCGGAAGTACCATCCTGACATCAACAAGGAAAGCACCGCCGAGGAGAAATTCAAACAGATCAACGAAGCCTACGAGGTGCTGGGCGACCCGGAAAAACGGGCCAAGTACGATCAGTTCGGCAGCGGCTGGGATGGGCAGTTTGCCAACCAGGGGTATCAGGAAGGCGATAATGTTCGCTTCCACTACACCAATGCCGATCCGGGCCAGTTCAGTGATTTCTTCCAGAACCTCTTCGGCGGCGGGTGGAGTTTTGGTGAAGAAGCCGAATTCCGGGGCGGCGGCACCAGGAGGCGGCGAGGCCGTGACCATGAGACCACCATCAACATCACGCTAGCCGATGCCTATCATGGCGCCAGGAAAAGCATCGAACTGGAGAAGGTCGAAGCCGATAGCAGCGGCAGACCGACCAGGACCAGGCGCAGCTATGACGTCACCATTCCCCCCGGAGTAACTGACGGCTCCCTGATCCGGCTTGCCGGACAAGGTGGCAGCGGCAGTGGCGGCGCGGATGCTGGCGACCTGTTCCTGCGGGTCAGTATCCTACCCGACAGCCGCTTCAGTCTGAACGGCCATGACCTGGCCACGACGGTCGACATCACCCCCTGGGCGGCGGCCCTTGGGGCCAAGGTACTGGTGCCGACAATCGATGGCAAGATCAACCTGACCGTGCCGGCCGGTACCCAGAGCGGCCAGACCTTGCGGGTACGGGGCAAGGGAATGCCGGTTACCTCGGGCCGCAACGGAGACCTGCTGGTGAATGTGTGTATTGTGGTGCCGAAACATCTCTCGGCCAGGGAGCGGCATCTCTTCGAGGAATTGGCAAAAGAATCGCGATTCGATCCGCGTGTGTGA
- a CDS encoding thiol-disulfide oxidoreductase DCC family protein, which yields MKTIRFPLRVFYDGSCIVCSKEIEHYLRKDHGDKLVASDISSPDFDPMQYQISLADFMLQLHAIDQDGQVFKGVDSFWAIWQAFPTSTIYGLMGHIIQLPVVNQLARIGYWLFARVRPYLPKRNQCDSGTCSIHHKR from the coding sequence ATGAAAACAATCAGGTTTCCACTCAGAGTGTTCTACGACGGATCATGCATTGTCTGTTCTAAAGAGATTGAGCACTACCTGCGGAAGGATCACGGTGACAAACTGGTGGCAAGTGACATCAGCAGCCCTGATTTCGATCCGATGCAGTACCAGATCTCACTCGCTGATTTCATGCTTCAGTTACATGCTATTGATCAGGACGGACAGGTTTTCAAAGGGGTTGACTCATTTTGGGCCATCTGGCAGGCATTCCCAACCTCGACGATCTATGGTCTCATGGGGCACATCATCCAGTTACCGGTGGTAAATCAGTTAGCCCGCATCGGCTACTGGCTGTTTGCCCGAGTTCGACCATATCTGCCTAAACGAAATCAGTGTGACAGCGGGACCTGCAGCATTCATCATAAGAGGTGA